A single Chloroflexota bacterium DNA region contains:
- a CDS encoding NUDIX domain-containing protein: MSNAELPQTAAAGGLVLCGGNALLIRKHGQWDIPKGKRKKKEHLEKCALREVAEETGLDKDMLSVRRHFCRSSYITYYASKPVNKTVDWFLMDYAGTPNDRLTPDLSENIDLCIWVPFAELSDRMRQARTYLRGEVAAAIEGALGAPAPA; the protein is encoded by the coding sequence ATGTCTAACGCCGAACTGCCCCAAACGGCTGCCGCGGGAGGGCTTGTGCTCTGCGGCGGCAACGCTCTACTAATTCGCAAGCACGGTCAGTGGGACATACCGAAAGGCAAGCGCAAGAAGAAGGAACACTTAGAGAAGTGCGCGCTGCGCGAGGTGGCGGAAGAGACGGGGCTGGACAAAGACATGCTGTCGGTCCGGCGCCACTTCTGCCGGTCGAGCTACATCACCTATTATGCCAGCAAGCCGGTGAACAAGACGGTTGACTGGTTCCTGATGGACTACGCCGGCACGCCAAACGACCGCCTGACCCCCGACCTGTCAGAGAACATCGACCTTTGCATCTGGGTCCCCTTCGCCGAACTGTCCGACAGAATGCGGCAAGCCCGCACCTACCTGCGCGGCGAAGTGGCGGCAGCAATCGAGGGGGCGCTGGGAGCGCCCGCGCCAGCATAA